Within the Pseudoxanthomonas sp. YR558 genome, the region ACCACTAGGCCGAGGATGACCAGGATAGCCAGCAATGTCGACGGCGGCGACATCAAACCCCTCGATAGCAATACATCGTCGTGGTAGAGGGTCAGGTCGTTGGGTTGGGGCAGGAGCGTCCACTGCATGTAGTGGAGCATTACCCGGCTTTCGGTCAGCAGGCGTTCCGCGATGGTGAACGGGCGCGCATAGCTCTGTTCGGTGCCGAGCCAGGTCGACAGCCAATACATTCCAACAAACAAGGGAACCATCAACAGCGCGGCATAGAGCTGCACGATGGGTCGCCTCAGGGGGCGGCTTCTCGGGTCCTGGAAGAACACGATCTCGATGCAGGCGGTATAGAGCGGAAGCAGGATCGCCGATTCTTTGGCAAGCAGGCCCAGGAGGGTGGGGACGATCAGTGCCGCGGCGAGGCGAAGAGGGCTGCCGCGACCGAGCAGCAGGTTCATACGTTCGCGTAGATACCAGGCTAGGCCGGCGAGGACGAACAGATTGCAGAGCGATTCCAGGCGCTGCGAGACATACAGCACGCCGGTCAGGTTGATCGGTAGGCACAGCCAAAGCGCGGCCACCAGCAGAGCCACCCAGCGCTGGCTTTCGTCGGGGAGCGCCTGTTCCGGGCGCTGTGCGGTCCACAAAGCGAACAATCCGCGCGAGACCTTGTAGACCAGCCATCCATTGAGCAGATGAATGGCCAGGTTAACCAGCTTGTAGCCGAACGGATCCAGCCCATGGGCGATGTGATTCGCGGCAAAGCTGAGCATGGTCAGCCAGCGGCCCTGATGGGCGGACGGGAAGGACATCGCCGCCCGTACCCAGTCGCCCAACGCCCAGCGCTCGACGTGGAGGTCCCTGTTGGCCACGATGAAGCTGAAGTCATCGAAGACGAATCCGCCTGCCAAGCCGGGCCAGTAGATGGCGGCGGCGAGGAGGGCCGTCAGCAGGCTTGCCAGTCGAAAGCGCCAGCGGGCGGTGTCGCGCGGCGGGCCAGAGAGCAGAGCCGGATTCGAAGGCAAGCGGGCGGTTCCGGAAGAGCGGCTGCGCATTATGTCAGCCCCAGAAACAGGAACCCCGGCTTGCGCCGGGGTCCTGGATACAGCGCGGTGCAACCAGCCTTAGCGGCAGGAGGCCGGGGCGCAGGCCGAACCCGAGGTGCAGGTCCAGTTGACCTTGCCGGTACCCGTGGCCGGGGTCAGGGTGAACACCGGGTCTGCGGCGCAGCCCGTGTTCTTCGTGGTCACGGTGATGACGCCGGCGGCGATCTTGATGCTGGCCACGTACTTCGAGGTCGCAGCGGTGTAGCCAGCGGCGGTCGAGGTGGGCGGCAGGGTCTTGCCGTCGGCCGAACCCAGGGTGGCTTCAGACACGGCCAGCTTGGCCGGGGCGGCCATGTTCAGGCCTTCGGCGGCGCGGGCGCGAGCCAGGTAATCCTGATAGGCCGGGATGGCGATGGCCAGCAGGATGCCCAGGATGGCGATGACGATCATCAATTCGATCAGGGTGAAGCCCTGCATGTTCTTCTTCATAACAATTCCCCTTTCAGGATTTGGCTTGGTTGGTAGGGACACACAAGCCCCGTGTCCCTAGCGTTGGACCGTGGGCGCCGCGCTTACGGCTGCACGTGGCTAGGTATATGGAGCAGGATGTGTGCCAACTTTCAGAGCCCCCAGCGGTTCCCCCAAACCTTCCCCGGTATGGAACCCAGACGCCGAAGTCGGGGCGGACTATCGCATCATTTGGGGGTGATGTGTATCCGGACCGTGGGTCATTCCTGCGGGCGATCACAGATTGGAAATCGGCGTGTTTGCCGCCTCCTTGCAGGGATGTTCCAACTGCGCAGCCCGTCACGGGAAAATTTTGTCACTTTGTGACGTTCCGCGTCACTCGGGTTGATAGGCCACAACCCGGCCTCATGCCGGGAACGCCCCGGTGGATGTTGACGGAGTAGACACTGTGACGTGGTGACCGGGCTTGAGTATGCTGCCGGCGGGGAATGTCTCTAGGACTCATATGCGGAACGCAGCGCTTGGCCGTGCCCTGATCGGCCTGTTCATCGTGTCCGGCTTCGCCGGGCTGATCTACCAATCCATCTGGTCTCACTACCTCGGGTTGGTCCTGGGCCATGCCGCGTATGCCCAAACGCTGGTTCTCGGGATTTTTATGGGGGGCATGGCGCTGGGTGCCTGGCTGGCCAGTCGGCGC harbors:
- a CDS encoding tetratricopeptide repeat protein gives rise to the protein MRSRSSGTARLPSNPALLSGPPRDTARWRFRLASLLTALLAAAIYWPGLAGGFVFDDFSFIVANRDLHVERWALGDWVRAAMSFPSAHQGRWLTMLSFAANHIAHGLDPFGYKLVNLAIHLLNGWLVYKVSRGLFALWTAQRPEQALPDESQRWVALLVAALWLCLPINLTGVLYVSQRLESLCNLFVLAGLAWYLRERMNLLLGRGSPLRLAAALIVPTLLGLLAKESAILLPLYTACIEIVFFQDPRSRPLRRPIVQLYAALLMVPLFVGMYWLSTWLGTEQSYARPFTIAERLLTESRVMLHYMQWTLLPQPNDLTLYHDDVLLSRGLMSPPSTLLAILVILGLVVVAALQRHRRPMLSLGIAWFFGGHLLTGTIIPLELVFEHRNYFPAMGLLLALVPTLYAQFVSRRGALIAAALVMLGFYTFSTALRSVEWGDPSRLGLSEARKRPESPRAQYEFAHNYLTQAGEDKASPLRREARQALERCRRMPTADTQCDAALILDANRTNQVPDPDWWTSLTHKLSTRTPNVSDYSAVMVLMQCQIAGRCYYQPVELEAAITVVMSRPHPGPLWVDLAAQFETFLARRPERALALFAEVVRLEPGNTITLSNLVRAQILFGRLDDAERGLDVIRRANRVGAYDDLVSGLEGDLQRARLGQASPATSPPASSATTAPQDAPAP
- a CDS encoding pilin, with translation MKKNMQGFTLIELMIVIAILGILLAIAIPAYQDYLARARAAEGLNMAAPAKLAVSEATLGSADGKTLPPTSTAAGYTAATSKYVASIKIAAGVITVTTKNTGCAADPVFTLTPATGTGKVNWTCTSGSACAPASCR